From a single Pseudomonas triticicola genomic region:
- a CDS encoding type I secretion system permease/ATPase — MKMAKAPATAPLIKALGDYKSILISVGCFTALINVLMLVPSIYMLQVYDRVLSSQNETTLAMLSLMVVGFFAFIGLLEVIRSFIVIRIGSQLERRFNLRVYQAAFERNLFKGEGNAGQSLGDLTHIRQFVTGPALFAFFDAPWFPVYLFVIYLFNVWLGVLATAGALLLIALACLNEYMTKKPLGEAAGFSQQSSQLATSHLHNAETIQAMGMLGSLRKRWFGVHSRFLGLQNQASDTGAVISSLSKTLRLCLQSLVLGLGALLVIKGDMTAGMMIAGSILMGRVLSPIDQLIAVWKQWSGAKLAYRRLDALLQAFPPSDEAMALPAPKGQITFEQVSAGPPGQRAATLHMVNFNLSAGEVLGVLGASGSGKSTLARVLVGVWPVLGGTVRLDGADIHRWNRDQLGPYIGYLPQDIELFSGSIAENIARFSEADPQKVVAAAQQAGVHEMILRLPQGYDTKLGEDGSGLSGGQKQRVALARALYGTPSLVVLDEPNSNLDTVGEAALASAIAQLKAQGTTVILVTHRSSVLAQADKLLVLNDGRLQAFGPSQDVLKALSGQQEQQREKAAQAPGGLSMSRQYQPTTRNSGV, encoded by the coding sequence ATGAAGATGGCGAAGGCCCCAGCCACCGCTCCGTTAATCAAGGCACTGGGTGACTACAAGAGCATCTTGATCAGCGTCGGGTGTTTTACCGCGCTGATCAACGTGTTGATGCTGGTGCCGTCCATCTACATGCTGCAAGTTTACGACCGGGTGCTGTCATCGCAGAACGAAACTACTCTGGCAATGCTGTCGCTGATGGTGGTCGGCTTCTTCGCCTTTATCGGCCTGCTGGAAGTGATCCGCAGCTTTATCGTCATCCGCATCGGCAGCCAGTTGGAGCGCCGCTTCAATCTGCGCGTCTACCAGGCCGCATTCGAGCGCAATCTGTTCAAGGGCGAAGGCAACGCCGGGCAGTCGCTGGGCGACCTGACCCACATTCGCCAGTTCGTTACCGGCCCGGCGCTGTTCGCCTTCTTCGATGCGCCGTGGTTTCCGGTCTATCTGTTTGTCATCTATTTGTTCAATGTCTGGCTCGGCGTGCTGGCTACGGCGGGCGCGCTGTTGTTGATCGCTCTGGCCTGCCTCAACGAATACATGACCAAAAAGCCCCTCGGCGAGGCCGCCGGTTTTTCCCAGCAGTCCAGCCAGTTGGCCACCAGCCACTTGCACAACGCCGAAACCATTCAGGCGATGGGCATGCTCGGCTCGCTGCGCAAGCGCTGGTTCGGGGTGCATTCGCGCTTTCTCGGCTTGCAGAACCAGGCCAGCGACACCGGCGCGGTGATCAGTTCGCTGAGCAAGACCCTGCGCCTGTGCCTGCAATCCCTGGTGCTGGGCCTGGGCGCGTTGCTGGTGATCAAGGGCGACATGACTGCGGGGATGATGATCGCCGGTTCGATCCTGATGGGCCGCGTGCTGAGCCCGATCGATCAACTGATCGCCGTTTGGAAGCAGTGGAGCGGGGCGAAGCTGGCTTACCGCCGTCTCGATGCGCTGTTGCAGGCGTTTCCGCCCAGCGACGAGGCGATGGCACTGCCGGCACCGAAAGGCCAGATCACCTTCGAACAAGTCAGCGCCGGCCCGCCCGGGCAGCGTGCAGCCACTTTGCACATGGTCAATTTCAATCTGAGTGCTGGTGAAGTGCTGGGTGTGCTCGGCGCTTCCGGTTCCGGCAAATCGACGCTGGCTCGAGTGCTGGTCGGCGTGTGGCCGGTTCTGGGCGGCACCGTGCGCCTCGACGGCGCCGATATTCATCGCTGGAACCGCGATCAGCTTGGTCCTTACATCGGTTATCTGCCGCAAGACATCGAGCTGTTCAGCGGTTCCATCGCCGAGAACATTGCGCGTTTCAGTGAAGCCGATCCGCAAAAAGTCGTAGCCGCCGCGCAACAGGCCGGCGTCCACGAAATGATCCTGCGCTTGCCGCAGGGCTACGACACCAAACTGGGCGAGGACGGCAGCGGCTTGTCCGGCGGCCAGAAGCAACGCGTGGCCCTGGCTCGCGCCCTGTACGGCACGCCGAGTCTGGTGGTGCTCGATGAGCCCAATTCCAACCTCGACACCGTCGGCGAAGCGGCACTGGCCAGCGCCATCGCACAACTCAAGGCGCAAGGCACGACGGTGATTCTGGTCACCCATCGTTCATCGGTATTGGCTCAGGCTGACAAATTGCTCGTGCTCAACGATGGTCGTTTGCAGGCGTTCGGCCCGAGTCAGGATGTGCTCAAGGCACTTTCCGGTCAGCAGGAACAGCAACGCGAAAAAGCCGCACAAGCACCGGGCGGGCTCAGCATGAGCCGGCAGTATCAGCCCACGACAAGGAATTCGGGTGTATGA
- a CDS encoding HlyD family type I secretion periplasmic adaptor subunit gives MSSASMNTENEANMEHAYLTERPERDAKFFARMGWILAIVGAGSFFTWAALAPLDQGIPVQGTVVVSGKRKAVQSMSSGVVSRILVREGQIVKQGQPLFRLDQTQVAADVQSLQAQYRMAWASLARWQAERDNLKQVTFPPELSNDPDPRLALVLEGQRQLFSSRREAFSREQAALRANIEGATAQLAGMRRARSDLNAQASSLQQQLSNLQPLADNGYIPRNRLMDYQRQLSQVQQQLAENTGESGRVEQGILESRLKLQQHGEEYQKEVRTQLADAQLKSVTLSEQLTSAGFDLQHSEILATADGVAVNLGVHTEGAVVRQGETLLEIVPQGTTLEVEGHLPINLIDKVGTHLPVDILFTAFNQSKTPRVPGEVSLISADQMVDEKTGVPYYVLRSSVSDQAMEKLNGLVIKPGMPAEMFVRTGERSLLNYLFKPLLDRAGSALTEE, from the coding sequence ATGAGCAGCGCCAGCATGAACACTGAAAACGAAGCGAACATGGAACACGCCTACCTCACCGAGCGCCCGGAACGCGATGCAAAATTCTTCGCGCGCATGGGCTGGATCCTGGCCATCGTCGGCGCTGGCAGTTTCTTCACCTGGGCGGCACTGGCGCCGCTGGATCAGGGCATTCCGGTGCAGGGCACCGTGGTGGTGTCGGGCAAACGCAAGGCTGTGCAGTCGATGAGCAGCGGCGTGGTCAGCCGGATTCTGGTGCGCGAAGGCCAGATCGTGAAGCAGGGCCAGCCACTGTTCCGCCTCGATCAGACGCAGGTCGCCGCCGATGTGCAATCGCTGCAGGCGCAGTACCGCATGGCCTGGGCCAGCCTCGCGCGCTGGCAGGCCGAGCGCGACAACCTCAAACAAGTGACCTTTCCGCCTGAATTGAGCAACGACCCGGACCCGCGCCTGGCGCTGGTGCTGGAAGGCCAGCGGCAACTGTTTAGCAGCCGCCGCGAAGCGTTCTCCCGGGAACAAGCGGCACTGCGCGCCAACATCGAAGGCGCCACCGCACAACTGGCCGGAATGCGCCGCGCCCGCAGCGACCTCAATGCCCAGGCCAGTTCCTTGCAGCAACAGTTGAGCAACCTGCAACCGCTGGCCGACAACGGCTACATCCCGCGCAACCGCTTGATGGATTACCAGCGGCAACTGTCGCAAGTGCAGCAACAACTGGCAGAAAACACCGGCGAAAGCGGCCGTGTGGAGCAGGGCATCCTTGAATCGCGCCTGAAGTTGCAGCAGCACGGCGAGGAATACCAGAAGGAAGTGCGCACGCAACTGGCCGATGCGCAGCTGAAAAGCGTGACGCTGTCCGAACAGCTGACCTCCGCCGGTTTCGACCTGCAACACAGCGAGATCCTCGCCACCGCCGATGGCGTGGCGGTCAACCTCGGTGTGCACACCGAAGGCGCCGTGGTGCGTCAGGGCGAAACCCTGCTGGAGATCGTTCCGCAAGGCACCACCCTGGAAGTCGAAGGGCACTTGCCGATCAACCTGATCGACAAGGTCGGCACGCATTTGCCGGTGGACATTCTGTTTACCGCGTTCAACCAGAGCAAAACCCCGCGCGTGCCCGGCGAAGTCAGCCTGATCTCCGCTGACCAGATGGTTGATGAGAAAACTGGCGTGCCGTATTACGTGTTACGCAGCAGCGTCAGCGATCAGGCGATGGAAAAGCTCAACGGCCTGGTGATCAAGCCCGGCATGCCGGCGGAAATGTTCGTGCGCACCGGTGAGCGTTCACTCCTCAACTACTTGTTCAAACCGCTGCTTGATCGCGCCGGTTCTGCGTTGACCGAGGAATAA